A genomic window from Engraulis encrasicolus isolate BLACKSEA-1 chromosome 14, IST_EnEncr_1.0, whole genome shotgun sequence includes:
- the LOC134462726 gene encoding N-alpha-acetyltransferase 80-like: protein MTEGQQLRVVPLHERWELVDTCANLLNAQWTRSHAARVHSLRQSCPSFPVCLVLLRRHHPQNQAADSGTPGSDTVLGHARLSRVLGCMNLFVESVVVSRTERGKGFGRALMEGVEAYARQRGFRRLCLTTHDQQYFYAHLGYVLSVPVQNVTNVGRFMPSELLYKLSQTSLTEEAAGGGGGAEQNGCVKPPVRRPERTNATPPAAPPLHGPPPPPPSLPTPPPPPPPPSLLTPPPPPPPGPPPCMSPPPPPPPPPPPLSAPSSAPLAPAPPPPPPLPSSATRAPKLPVVQTLEVTPYTDAKGMAIFWMHKDI, encoded by the exons AT GACTGAAGGGCAGCAGCTGCGCGTAGTGCCCCTGCACGAGCGCTGGGAGCTGGTGGACACGTGCGCCAACCTCCTCAATGCCCAGTGGACCCGGAGCCACGCTGCCCGTGTGCACTCCCTACGCCAGTCCTGCCCGTCCTTCCCTGTCTGCCTGGTGCTGTTGCGCCGCCACCACCCCCAGAACCAGGCTGCGGACTCGGGCACCCCTGGGAGTGACACTGTGCTGGGTCATGCCCGCTTGTCCAGGGTGCTGGGCTGCATGAATCTGTTTGTGGAGTCGGTGGTGGTGTCCCGAACGGAGAGGGGTAAAGGTTTCGGCCGGGCACTGATGGAGGGCGTGGAGGCGTACGCGCGGCAGAGGGGCTTCAGGCGCCTGTGCCTCACCACCCACGACCAGCAGTACTTCTATGCCCACCTGGGCTACGTGCTGTCCGTGCCCGTGCAGAACGTGACCAACGTGGGCCGCTTCATGCCCAGCGAGCTCCTCTACAAGCTTTCCCAAACTTCGCTGACGGAGGAggcggcaggaggaggaggaggagctgagcAGAATGGATGCGTGAAACCACCTGTCAGGAGACCAGAGCGGACCAATGCAACACCACCTGCCGCTCCCCCTCTCCatggacctcctcctcctccaccatctcttcccactcctcctccacctcctcctccaccatctcttctcactcctccacctccacctccacctggacCACCTCCTTGTatgtctcctcctccacctcctcctcctcctccaccaccactgtcTGCCCCTTCCTCTGCTCCCCTGGCCCCAgcccctcctccgcctcctccactcccctcctccgccACTAGGGCCCCAAAGCTTCCTGTGGTCCAGACGCTGGAGGTCACCCCTTACACAGACGCCAAAGGCATGGCCATATTCTGGATGCACAAGGACATCTGA
- the LOC134463481 gene encoding ly6/PLAUR domain-containing protein 1-like has product MRSLVLLACLCGCVLSSGVPVCQRCMCSSVWPLQMQCYHCEESLLDNDCSSPRFIANCTANIQNACQQEVIHGRDGVITYRKQCATYSTCLIAETGYQSFCNPGHRGSICISCCDTPLCNGPRPPRANPAPPTHAPLLGPTLLMLLATLSGTLHPLLLL; this is encoded by the exons ATGCGATCGCTTGTTCTCCTCGCCTGTTTGTGCGGATGCGTCTTGAGCTCAG GTGTCCCAGTGTGTCAGCGTTGTATGTGTTCCTCAGTCTGGCCACTGCAGATGCAATGCTACCACTGCGAGGAGAGCCTGCTGGACAACGACTGCTCGTCACCCAGGTTCATCGCCAACTGCACGGCCAACATCCAGAATGCCTGCCAGCAGGAGGTGATCCACGGCAGAGATG GAGTGATCACGTACCGTAAGCAGTGTGCCACTTACAGCACGTGCCTGATCGCCGAGACAGGCTACCAGTCCTTCTGCAACCCAGGCCACCGTGGCTCCATATGCATCAGCTGCTGTGACACGCCGCTCTGCAACGGGCCGCGCCCTCCCCGTGCCAACCCTGCGCCCCCGACCCACGCCCCCCTCCTAGGCCCCACGCTCCTCATGCTCCTCGCCACACTCTCTGGGACCCTGCACCCCCTTCTCCTGCTGTga